In Deltaproteobacteria bacterium, a genomic segment contains:
- the ablA gene encoding lysine 2,3-aminomutase — translation MAIEDGPKGIRSASLPIQRPDSESGRHEGVSNPEQGGGLNQYVRHRQRTEGDGGPRTSPSDWTNWKWHIRHAIKSLDAFEKVLGIDFSERTKALASRTTDKFPMSVTPYYASLIDVDSYEQDPIFRQSFPSPEELKIGRNDMTDPLHEDTDSPVPGLTHRYPDRVLFHVSNTCSMYCRHCTRKRKVGDMDSTPSRSDLKQGLEYIRQTPQVRDVLLSGGDPLMLSDEILDWLLAEVRAIEHVEVVRIGTRMPVVLPYRITDDLVDILKKHHPLWINTHFNHPRELTDSSRRALAKLADAGIPLGNQSVLLAGVNDCPRLMKTLNHKLVRSRVRPYYLYQCDLSEGLTHFRTPISKGMEIMESLRGHTSGFSVPTYVVDAPGGGGKIPVMPNYILSWGTNKVVLRNYEGVITAYNEPDAYEANFCDRNCNDCNLQLMEADAEEQAIGIEKLLSDWDDTTSLTPENTERMERRNDAA, via the coding sequence ATGGCGATTGAGGACGGACCGAAGGGGATTCGGTCCGCCAGCCTTCCGATACAACGGCCAGACTCTGAGTCCGGTAGGCACGAAGGCGTGAGCAACCCCGAACAAGGAGGCGGTTTGAATCAATATGTCAGACACAGGCAAAGAACAGAGGGTGACGGAGGACCTCGGACTTCACCCTCGGATTGGACGAACTGGAAATGGCATATCCGGCATGCCATCAAGAGCTTGGACGCTTTTGAGAAGGTTCTGGGAATCGATTTCTCCGAGCGGACCAAGGCTCTTGCCTCGCGGACGACGGACAAGTTTCCCATGTCGGTGACCCCGTACTATGCCTCGCTCATCGACGTCGACAGCTACGAACAGGACCCGATTTTCCGGCAATCATTCCCCAGTCCGGAGGAATTGAAGATCGGCCGGAACGACATGACCGATCCGCTGCACGAGGATACCGACAGCCCGGTTCCGGGCCTGACCCATCGATATCCGGACCGGGTCCTTTTCCACGTCAGCAACACCTGCTCCATGTATTGCCGGCATTGCACGAGAAAGCGCAAGGTCGGGGACATGGACTCGACCCCATCCAGGTCCGATTTGAAGCAGGGACTGGAATACATCAGACAGACCCCACAGGTCCGTGACGTTCTTTTGTCAGGGGGCGATCCACTCATGTTGTCCGACGAGATACTGGACTGGCTTCTGGCCGAGGTTCGGGCCATCGAGCACGTGGAGGTCGTCCGCATCGGGACCCGAATGCCTGTGGTCCTGCCCTACCGCATCACCGACGATCTGGTGGATATTCTCAAAAAGCACCATCCATTGTGGATCAACACCCATTTCAACCATCCTCGCGAACTGACGGACTCTTCGAGGCGCGCTCTGGCCAAACTGGCCGACGCCGGCATTCCCCTGGGCAATCAGAGCGTGCTCCTGGCCGGGGTCAACGATTGCCCCAGACTGATGAAGACCCTGAACCACAAACTGGTTCGGAGCCGGGTCCGACCCTATTATCTCTATCAATGTGATCTTTCTGAGGGCCTGACCCATTTCAGGACCCCCATCAGCAAGGGAATGGAGATCATGGAAAGCCTTCGCGGACATACCAGCGGATTTTCCGTGCCCACCTATGTGGTTGACGCACCGGGCGGTGGAGGCAAGATTCCGGTCATGCCCAACTACATCCTGTCGTGGGGGACGAACAAGGTGGTGCTGCGAAACTACGAGGGCGTCATCACGGCCTACAATGAACCCGATGCCTACGAGGCCAACTTTTGCGACCGCAACTGCAACGACTGCAATCTGCAGCTTATGGAAGCCGACGCGGAGGAGCAGGCCATCGGGATCGAGAAACTCCTGTCCGATTGGGACGATACCACCAGCTTGACCCCGGAGAACACCGAGCGGATGGAGCGGCGGAACGATGCGGCCTGA
- a CDS encoding potassium channel protein: MKTMATQLSLLLRLGKTRTNIRLLVRFLWVLLSLFVAYSVLFHLIMVYEGRNYSWITGFYWTLTTMSTLGFGDITFTSDLGKIFSIVVLLSGVVFLLIMLPFTFIQFFYAPWLEEQNKARIPRILPEEISGHVIFTHFDAVTINLIDKLKQYGIKHVLVTPELQVALDQHDQGFRVVMGELDDPETYKRLRVDRAAMVVVLNEDIFSTNIVYTIREISDVVTTVSNADADESLDILKLAGSTHVFQFTKMLGRSLARRVLGVDMKANVIGRFDELVIAEAPVMRTWLHGLTLAQSHLREKTGVTVVGTWEEGKFLPPTPDTLMGEATVLVMAGTEEQLARFDRSVAVNVDATPNDGPVLVLGGGRVGRAVAESLRERDIDYRVVEKKPVIAAQDSNIIQGNAGDLDVLVKAGIRETPSIIITTHDDNLNIYLTIYCRRLRPDVQIISRASLDRNINTLHRAGANLVMSYSSLVTATITNLLQPQKMLMLSEGLNIFRAPLNTGLENKSLMEVKIREETGCSVVAVKRQDVVTVNPNPAMVLEHDDEMVLIGTSEAEKLFMEKFSVKA; encoded by the coding sequence ATGAAGACCATGGCCACCCAGCTCTCCCTGCTGCTCAGGCTTGGCAAGACAAGGACCAACATCCGGCTCCTGGTTCGTTTTCTCTGGGTGCTGCTTTCCCTCTTTGTCGCCTACAGCGTCCTTTTTCATCTGATCATGGTCTACGAAGGCCGGAACTATTCATGGATCACCGGTTTTTATTGGACCCTGACGACCATGTCGACCTTGGGCTTCGGGGACATCACTTTTACGAGCGACCTGGGAAAAATTTTTTCGATCGTCGTTTTATTGAGCGGAGTCGTTTTCCTGCTTATCATGCTCCCCTTCACCTTTATTCAATTTTTCTACGCCCCGTGGCTGGAGGAACAGAACAAGGCCCGGATTCCCAGAATATTGCCGGAAGAGATCTCCGGGCATGTGATCTTCACCCATTTCGATGCCGTGACCATCAATCTGATTGATAAGCTGAAACAGTACGGCATCAAGCATGTGCTGGTCACGCCGGAATTGCAGGTCGCCCTGGATCAGCACGACCAGGGCTTCCGGGTCGTGATGGGGGAACTGGACGACCCCGAGACCTACAAGCGATTGCGAGTGGACCGGGCGGCCATGGTCGTGGTTTTGAACGAGGACATTTTCAGCACGAACATCGTCTATACCATCAGGGAGATCAGCGACGTCGTGACCACGGTAAGCAACGCCGACGCCGACGAGTCCCTGGACATTCTGAAGCTGGCCGGCAGCACCCACGTCTTCCAGTTCACCAAGATGCTCGGGCGGTCCCTGGCCCGGCGGGTTCTGGGTGTGGACATGAAGGCCAACGTCATCGGGCGGTTCGATGAGCTGGTCATTGCCGAGGCCCCGGTTATGCGGACCTGGCTTCATGGCCTGACCCTGGCGCAGAGCCATCTGCGGGAAAAGACCGGGGTCACGGTCGTCGGAACCTGGGAAGAGGGAAAGTTTTTGCCGCCGACTCCGGACACGCTCATGGGGGAGGCCACGGTTCTGGTCATGGCCGGGACTGAGGAACAGCTCGCCCGGTTCGACCGATCCGTCGCGGTCAATGTCGACGCCACGCCCAATGACGGTCCGGTCCTGGTCCTGGGCGGAGGCCGGGTGGGCAGGGCCGTGGCCGAGTCCCTGCGGGAGCGGGACATCGACTATCGGGTGGTGGAGAAGAAGCCGGTCATCGCCGCGCAGGACTCCAACATCATCCAGGGCAATGCGGGCGATCTAGACGTTCTGGTCAAGGCCGGGATACGGGAAACGCCGTCCATCATCATCACCACCCACGACGACAACTTGAACATCTACCTGACCATCTATTGCCGGCGGCTCAGGCCGGACGTCCAGATCATCAGCCGGGCCAGTCTGGATCGGAACATCAACACTTTGCACCGGGCCGGAGCAAACTTGGTCATGTCCTACAGTTCCCTGGTGACGGCGACCATCACCAATCTTCTGCAGCCCCAGAAGATGCTCATGCTTTCGGAGGGACTGAACATCTTCCGGGCTCCCTTGAACACCGGCCTGGAGAACAAGTCCCTGATGGAGGTCAAGATCAGGGAGGAAACCGGGTGTAGCGTCGTGGCCGTGAAACGCCAAGACGTGGTGACCGTCAACCCGAATCCGGCCATGGTCCTCGAACACGACGACGAGATGGTCTTGATCGGGACCTCAGAAGCAGAGAAGCTGTTCATGGAGAAGTTTTCGGTCAAGGCATAG
- a CDS encoding universal stress protein, giving the protein MYKRILVPIDLQEPDDRARCIGLDRALELCRLYKAQLYVLTVVPDMGMPIVANYFPSDTGDKIVADAETMLHEMIGVYIPDDIDVNYLVAQGSVYRRILRMAEKISADLIIMPAHRLKLQDYLLGTNTAKVVRHAQCSVLVVRYEAEESCMIICPGGKGGAVS; this is encoded by the coding sequence ATCGACCTGCAGGAACCCGATGATCGGGCCAGATGCATCGGACTGGACAGAGCCCTTGAACTCTGCCGCCTCTACAAGGCCCAGCTCTATGTCCTGACGGTTGTCCCCGACATGGGCATGCCCATCGTGGCCAACTACTTTCCCTCCGACACCGGAGACAAGATTGTCGCCGACGCCGAAACCATGCTCCACGAGATGATCGGGGTCTACATTCCTGATGACATCGACGTGAACTACCTGGTCGCCCAGGGCTCAGTCTATCGCCGCATTCTGCGCATGGCGGAAAAAATATCTGCTGACCTGATCATCATGCCCGCCCATCGCCTGAAGCTCCAGGATTATCTCCTGGGCACGAATACGGCCAAGGTCGTTCGCCACGCCCAATGTTCGGTGCTGGTGGTCCGCTACGAGGCCGAAGAATCCTGCATGATCATCTGCCCGGGCGGCAAAGGTGGTGCTGTGTCCTGA
- the ablB gene encoding putative beta-lysine N-acetyltransferase translates to MRPDTIERFGNSVVQHGPVNDRVYLMKLDRNDMPGIIDRIEALGRRHGYTKLFARVPGHAAVEFEAQGFTREAFVPGMFRGRSNGCFMSKYREKGRAETENGRQIEKILELTENVLVQKAGKPSPGRVVKLGPTDCESLANLYASVFDSYPFPIFDPDWLAKAMGSDVIFFGIHDDRGRLAAAASAELDRSWRCAEMTDFATRPKWRGKGAAGALLTRMEMDAREEEVLTAYTIARAQSPGMNIVFARAGYEHGGTLLNNTQIGGSLESMNVWYKSLIGPVSPA, encoded by the coding sequence ATGCGGCCTGATACCATCGAGCGATTCGGAAATTCCGTGGTCCAGCATGGACCGGTCAACGATAGGGTCTATCTCATGAAGCTCGACCGGAACGATATGCCCGGGATCATCGACCGGATAGAGGCCCTTGGCCGCAGGCACGGGTACACCAAATTGTTCGCCCGGGTTCCCGGCCATGCCGCAGTAGAATTCGAGGCCCAGGGATTCACTCGCGAGGCTTTTGTGCCTGGGATGTTCCGGGGACGGTCCAATGGATGCTTCATGAGCAAGTACAGGGAAAAGGGCAGGGCTGAGACGGAAAACGGCAGGCAGATCGAGAAGATCCTGGAATTGACTGAGAACGTTTTGGTTCAAAAGGCAGGCAAGCCGTCACCCGGCCGGGTGGTCAAGTTGGGGCCCACGGATTGCGAATCCCTGGCCAACTTGTACGCCTCGGTTTTCGATTCCTATCCGTTCCCCATCTTTGACCCGGACTGGCTGGCAAAGGCCATGGGGTCGGACGTGATTTTCTTCGGCATCCATGATGACAGGGGCAGACTGGCGGCCGCGGCCTCGGCGGAGCTGGACAGGTCGTGGAGATGCGCCGAAATGACAGATTTCGCGACCAGGCCGAAATGGCGCGGAAAAGGCGCGGCAGGGGCTCTGCTGACTCGGATGGAGATGGATGCGAGGGAAGAGGAAGTCCTTACGGCCTACACCATCGCCCGGGCCCAGAGCCCGGGGATGAACATCGTTTTCGCCCGGGCCGGTTACGAACATGGCGGGACGTTGCTCAACAACACCCAGATCGGGGGGAGTCTGGAGAGCATGAACGTCTGGTATAAATCTCTGATCGGGCCGGTCTCTCCGGCCTGA
- a CDS encoding amino acid ABC transporter substrate-binding protein: protein MPSRRILKVGCPLLATLLALAMIPVAFWSCGQDRPVRIGFAGSLSGRFSDLATEGLNGLQLAVDEQNQVGGIQGRRVEVLVRDIGYDSSLAAEAFIQLVDEGVVAVVGPMTSAMAPAMIAEADQLRVPILSPTVSSNALAGKDDWFLRVMSPSKAESVRLAGYAAKELNLRRLMAVVDVSNANYSLEYVDNFRAAFLETGGLEVLEQRFDTRTKPEFRTLASTVVHARPEAVLLVTGALDGAMICQHLRLGGMNGHLLSSGWAMTADFVAQAGQSGEGTLFCHPFKPMTGAHHKFLDRFRQRFGHDPGFAGAMAYESGLTILQAMKQTLEPKRIKDILLQDREYAGVQGSFRFDRYGDAQRAMFLIEVRDGILRGLEG from the coding sequence ATGCCCTCACGACGCATTCTCAAAGTCGGATGCCCTCTGCTCGCCACATTACTGGCTCTGGCCATGATTCCAGTTGCCTTCTGGTCATGCGGCCAGGATCGTCCCGTCCGTATCGGCTTTGCCGGTTCGCTGTCGGGACGGTTTTCAGACTTGGCCACCGAGGGGCTAAACGGGCTGCAACTGGCCGTGGACGAGCAGAACCAGGTCGGCGGAATCCAAGGGCGGAGGGTGGAAGTACTGGTCAGGGACATCGGCTACGACTCGAGCCTGGCCGCTGAGGCTTTCATCCAGCTGGTCGACGAAGGAGTTGTAGCAGTGGTCGGACCCATGACCAGCGCCATGGCCCCGGCCATGATCGCTGAGGCCGATCAGCTGCGCGTTCCGATTCTTTCGCCCACGGTCAGTTCCAATGCCCTGGCCGGCAAAGACGATTGGTTTCTCCGGGTCATGAGCCCGAGCAAGGCCGAAAGCGTCAGACTAGCCGGGTACGCCGCCAAGGAACTGAATCTTCGTCGCCTCATGGCGGTGGTCGATGTCTCCAACGCCAACTACTCCCTGGAATACGTCGACAACTTCCGGGCCGCATTTTTGGAAACAGGCGGCCTCGAGGTCCTGGAGCAACGGTTCGACACCCGGACAAAGCCAGAATTCCGAACTTTGGCGTCCACAGTGGTCCATGCCAGGCCCGAGGCCGTGCTCCTGGTCACCGGGGCCCTGGACGGAGCCATGATCTGCCAGCACCTCCGTCTCGGGGGTATGAACGGACACTTGCTTTCCTCGGGATGGGCCATGACCGCCGATTTCGTTGCCCAGGCCGGCCAGAGCGGCGAGGGAACCCTGTTCTGCCACCCCTTCAAGCCCATGACCGGAGCCCACCACAAGTTTCTCGACCGATTCCGCCAGCGGTTCGGGCACGACCCTGGCTTTGCCGGGGCCATGGCCTACGAATCCGGCTTGACGATCCTTCAAGCCATGAAGCAAACTCTCGAACCGAAGCGGATCAAGGATATCCTGCTCCAGGACCGTGAATATGCTGGTGTTCAGGGATCCTTCAGATTCGACAGGTACGGAGATGCCCAGCGGGCCATGTTCCTGATTGAAGTCCGCGACGGAATCCTGCGCGGTCTGGAGGGGTAA